In a single window of the Halodesulfovibrio sp. MK-HDV genome:
- a CDS encoding ABC transporter permease translates to MKLDNFKSDLVILGRTGLLALQALWAYKIRSLFVIISVSLGIASLTVIIAAHDGANQKAEELTESFGPDAVLVLGGDIFNRPVGQRTLTLSWNDLKQIKRSLPGTYLVVPLRSVSGKTIRYKNKNWNVSRIIGTSANYSEAWNWPLISGRDFTQADVTQALKVCLIGETVANALFSKNESPVSKTIFVGSIPFTVIGELSHRGYSGGSGTSLDDRIIVPLTTLAQRFGADRQYFRGLRIKYIDAENMQANVDNLTSFLRHLHKLKPGEPDDFTILSAEEVQQFLSTLKGGLTIFLGVTAATAMIVGGFVLANLFYLSVSERTLEIGLKRAIGASKGAIVRQFLFEAVLLTIIGGLLGIVMGIALARVLFIFNLIEIRLSLKIFLSALGAAMAVGLIFGLSPARQAAELDPISALRGDG, encoded by the coding sequence ATGAAACTTGACAACTTCAAATCAGACTTAGTCATTCTTGGCAGAACAGGACTCCTCGCGCTTCAAGCGCTGTGGGCGTATAAAATTCGTTCGCTCTTTGTTATCATATCAGTATCTTTAGGGATTGCTTCTCTGACAGTCATTATTGCTGCCCACGACGGAGCAAATCAAAAAGCAGAAGAGCTGACAGAGTCCTTCGGACCGGATGCCGTACTGGTGCTCGGTGGAGATATTTTCAACCGCCCTGTAGGGCAACGAACACTGACCCTTTCATGGAATGACCTGAAACAAATAAAACGCTCTCTTCCAGGAACATACCTTGTGGTTCCATTACGTTCCGTAAGCGGAAAAACAATTCGTTACAAAAACAAAAACTGGAATGTTTCACGCATCATCGGAACATCTGCCAACTACAGCGAAGCATGGAACTGGCCGCTCATTTCTGGAAGAGATTTTACACAGGCAGATGTAACGCAGGCTTTGAAGGTTTGCTTAATCGGCGAAACTGTTGCAAACGCGCTGTTTTCCAAAAACGAAAGCCCTGTCAGTAAAACTATCTTTGTCGGCTCTATACCATTCACAGTTATCGGTGAGCTTTCACACAGAGGATACTCTGGCGGCAGCGGTACAAGTCTTGATGACCGCATCATTGTTCCCCTCACAACACTTGCGCAGCGCTTTGGTGCCGACAGGCAATACTTCAGAGGCTTACGCATCAAATACATCGACGCAGAAAACATGCAGGCTAACGTAGACAACCTGACCAGCTTCCTGCGCCATTTGCATAAACTTAAACCAGGAGAGCCGGACGACTTCACCATTCTTTCCGCGGAAGAAGTTCAGCAATTTCTTTCTACTCTCAAAGGTGGGTTGACTATTTTCTTAGGGGTCACCGCTGCAACGGCCATGATTGTGGGCGGCTTTGTTCTAGCAAACTTGTTCTACCTTTCCGTATCTGAACGTACATTGGAAATTGGGCTCAAGCGTGCTATTGGCGCCAGCAAAGGTGCCATTGTGCGTCAGTTCTTATTTGAAGCTGTTCTTCTGACTATCATTGGAGGATTACTGGGAATTGTAATGGGGATTGCGTTGGCGAGGGTGCTCTTTATCTTTAATCTTATTGAAATTCGGCTTTCGCTCAAAATCTTCCTTTCAGCATTGGGAGCAGCTATGGCTGTCGGGCTTATTTTCGGCCTCAGCCCTGCACGACAAGCAGCAGAACTTGATCCAATCAGCGCGCTTCGGGGAGATGGATAG
- a CDS encoding sodium:solute symporter, which produces MAVKLITSLLYFGIVFYLGWKGWKETKNAGDYMLAGRSVNPFVMAMSYGATFISTSAIIGFGGVAAMFGMSLLWLAFLNIFVGIFIAMVFLGKRTRRMGLVLNCHTFPELLGKRYHSKFIQGFSGGIIFFFIPVYAAAVLTGICRMTEVSLGLPYEWMLIGITAILSLYVITGGMKAVMYTDAFQGTIMVGMMVFLLGYTYYMLGGVVPAHEALTSMANLVPESLQKGGIIGWTQGTETGSPLWLVIYTTIVYGVGIGVLAQPQLAVRFMTVSSDKELNRAVLYGSIFILLTIGVVYVVGALSNAIFFNQFGKISIHMADGNLDKIVPIFIEKVMPPWFSAMFLLAMFAAAMSTLSSQFHIGGTSLAHDVSRNIMRSKNKLSASSISQLGIVATIIATLVWAWLLPPSIVARATAFFFGLSGATFLPAYVFGLYWKGMTKTGAKVSIVGGFTVSMLWMLFIHKKEAAAIGLCETLFGKVTLVADAAPGSTMFLLQWVDPNVVALPISIALAVGVSLVSRSLAKEHIQLCWQNCS; this is translated from the coding sequence ATGGCCGTCAAACTGATTACTTCACTGCTCTACTTCGGGATCGTCTTCTACTTAGGCTGGAAAGGATGGAAGGAAACAAAAAACGCCGGAGACTACATGCTCGCCGGACGTTCTGTTAACCCATTCGTTATGGCTATGTCGTACGGTGCAACCTTTATTTCCACTTCAGCCATTATCGGCTTTGGTGGCGTCGCGGCAATGTTCGGCATGTCGCTTCTGTGGCTGGCATTCTTAAATATTTTTGTGGGAATTTTTATCGCGATGGTGTTTTTGGGCAAACGCACCCGTCGCATGGGCTTAGTTCTTAACTGTCATACCTTTCCGGAACTGCTTGGCAAACGCTACCATTCAAAATTTATTCAAGGCTTTTCCGGCGGCATCATTTTCTTCTTCATTCCGGTATACGCTGCTGCGGTTTTAACCGGTATCTGCCGCATGACAGAAGTTTCTTTAGGATTACCATACGAGTGGATGCTTATAGGTATTACTGCCATCTTATCCCTTTACGTTATTACTGGCGGCATGAAAGCCGTTATGTACACAGACGCATTTCAGGGAACAATTATGGTTGGCATGATGGTCTTCTTACTGGGCTACACCTACTACATGCTCGGTGGCGTTGTACCTGCACATGAGGCTTTGACTTCTATGGCAAATCTTGTTCCTGAGTCATTGCAGAAAGGTGGAATTATCGGCTGGACGCAAGGCACAGAAACAGGCTCACCATTATGGCTCGTTATCTACACAACCATTGTTTACGGCGTAGGTATCGGCGTACTTGCTCAGCCACAGCTTGCCGTTCGATTCATGACCGTTTCCAGCGATAAAGAATTAAACCGAGCTGTTCTGTACGGTTCCATTTTTATCCTGCTCACCATTGGCGTCGTTTACGTTGTAGGCGCACTTTCCAATGCAATTTTCTTCAACCAGTTTGGTAAAATCAGCATTCACATGGCTGATGGCAACCTTGATAAAATTGTCCCTATTTTTATTGAAAAAGTTATGCCGCCTTGGTTCTCTGCCATGTTTTTGCTGGCTATGTTTGCGGCAGCCATGTCCACCCTCTCCAGCCAGTTCCACATTGGTGGTACCTCTCTTGCGCATGATGTTTCAAGAAACATCATGCGTAGTAAAAACAAACTGAGCGCATCATCCATCAGCCAACTCGGTATTGTTGCTACTATCATTGCCACCCTTGTATGGGCATGGCTGCTTCCTCCATCCATTGTTGCACGCGCTACAGCGTTCTTCTTTGGATTAAGCGGCGCAACATTCTTACCTGCATACGTTTTTGGTCTTTACTGGAAAGGTATGACAAAGACTGGAGCCAAGGTTTCCATAGTCGGTGGATTTACCGTTTCAATGTTGTGGATGCTGTTCATCCATAAAAAAGAAGCAGCGGCTATCGGCCTGTGTGAAACACTGTTTGGAAAAGTAACACTTGTTGCAGATGCAGCTCCGGGCAGCACCATGTTTCTCCTCCAGTGGGTTGACCCGAACGTAGTTGCTCTGCCGATATCTATTGCATTGGCTGTAGGGGTAAGTCTTGTTTCCCGCAGCCTCGCTAAAGAGCACATCCAGCTTTGCTGGCAGAACTGCTCGTAG
- a CDS encoding symporter small accessory protein produces the protein MLLGLGSIETALPYWLCIISTIGCVAYGIANWNNAGTPDTVKIESLVQESTDK, from the coding sequence ATGCTGTTAGGACTCGGAAGTATCGAGACTGCTTTGCCTTACTGGCTTTGCATCATATCCACCATCGGCTGTGTTGCGTACGGCATTGCGAATTGGAACAACGCGGGAACGCCGGACACAGTAAAAATTGAATCGTTGGTGCAGGAAAGCACCGATAAGTAA